Sequence from the Corallococcus sp. EGB genome:
AGTGCCGGCGCTACCAGGCGCTCGCCGCGCTCCAGAGCGCCGTGGAGCAGGGCTCGCGGCTGGGGGAGGCGGCGGCGCTGGACGCACGTGCCCGCGCCCTGGCCACCTCCCTGCCCCGCGCGGAGGGCCTGGTGACCCAGCTGCGGGACGACCTGCGCGACGGCAGCGCGACGCTGGAGGAGCTCAACGCGCTGCAGGTGCGGCTGGATCATCTGCGCTCGCTCGCGCGCGACACCGCCCGGGCCCGCGAGCAATTGGAGCTCGAACCCGCGCTGCCGGAAAACCAGACGCTGGACGCGTTGCTCCACGCCTTCGAGGCCGCGGACGATGAGGTGGAGGCGCTGTCCGGCGGCCTGCGCAGGGCCGCCGCCTGGCGCCTGAGCGTGCGCGGCGGCTACGACGAGGTCTTCGACGTCCACCAGAGCGCGCCCCTCTTCGGCCAGCTGACGCTCGGCTACAACCTGGGTCACCTCTGGCAGGGCCGGGCCAACGCCCAGGCGCGCGAGGGCCGCCGTCAGGAGGCGCGCGACACGGTGGACGGGGCCCCCCGCCGCGTGCGCCAGCTGCTGGGCGAGCTGCGCATCACCGAGCGGACCGAACAGCAGCGGCTGGGCGAGCTGTCCACGCTGGTGTCCGACCTGGAGGGACAGCTACGCGACATGGAGCACTTGCAGACCCACCAGGTGCGCCGTTTCCGCGACTATCTTCAACTGGAGCTGGCGCGGCTCCAGGCGGAGCAGGCCTATCTGGGCGCGCACGTGCGGACGCTCCGGTTACTCCTGGGAGGCACGGGGTCATGAGGAATGTGCGACAACGTCGGTGGATCGCGCTCGGGACATCGGGCGCGTTGATGCTGTGGGCGGGGGTGCTGCTCCTGAGTCACGGCGCGTGCAGCAGCGCGAGGCCGCCCATGCCCCCCCCCGCTCCTTCCACGGCGCGAGCCAAGCGCGCGGCCCCTTCGGTGCTGAACGGCCTGACCCCGGTCACGCGGTCGCAGCTGCACGTCACGGAGGGACAGGTCGAGAGCCTCGGTGACGAGGCGCCGGACGGGACGCACTTCGCCATCGAGGGGCCCCGGCAACGCGCCGTCGTCCTGGAGACGACGGGCGACGAGGTGGAGCTGCGCTTCACCTGGCTCGGCGTCACCTCGGAGGTGATTCCCCTGGAGTCGGGGCAGCTGCGCGAACAGGTGGGTCTGAAGCTGCGCGCCCGGGATGGCTGCAACGTCCTCTACGCCATGTGGCGAATCGCGCCCTCCGCGGGCATCGTGGTCCAGTTCAAGTCCAACCCGAACGCGCACGAGAGCAGCGAGTGCGGCAACGCCGGCTACACCACCGTGCGCCCCCGCTTCATGGAGCCGCTGGAGCTGCTGTCCCCCGGTGACTCGCACGCGCTGCGCGCCCGCATCGACACGAACGTGCTGACCGTGTACGCGGACGAACAGCGCGTCTGGGAGGGCGTGCTGCCCGGCGAGGCGCTCGGACTGCAAGGCCCCGCCGGGATGCGCACGGACAACGCGCGCGTGCGCTTCGAGCTGCTCGTACCCCAGACGACCAGTCCCACCTCGCGTCGCTGACCCGGCCGCTCGTCCACGCGGCCGGGGCGGCGGAGGACCTCAGACGCGCGGAGATTCAACGGGCGCCTTGTCCACCGCGGGTGCCTTGTCGCCGCCGCGCTCCACCTTCTCCGGCTTGTCCACGAGGGGCTCCGCGCAGAGCGAGGAGTTGTTCGTCTTGCACGTACCGCCGTTCTGCAGGTCGAACTGCCAGCGGTGGCGCGGGCACACCACGAAGCGGCCCTCCTCCACCCAGCCCTCGGACAGGTCCGCGCCCTGGTGCGGGCAGAAGCGCAGGATGGAGAAGCGCTTGCCGCCGGCCTCCACCACGGTGCGCTCCTTCTGGGACTCCGTGGCGCGGATGCCGTCGCAGAACTCGCGGATGTCCTCCACCTCCACGCCCAGGAAGCCGTGCAGCACGGGCTCGTAGACGTCCGGGTTGCGCGACAGGCGCAGGCGGAAGGACAGCAGGAAGTCCTCCCAGTTCAGCTTGCGGTCCAGCACTCGCACGATGTCGCTCGCGTTCACCTTCATCGCGTAGCGCGTCTTGTCGCGCATCTCCGGCACTTCATCCACGCGGCGGTTCTTGAAGTCCACGCGCAGCAGCCGCGTGGGCGCCTCCGTCAGCTCCACGTAGAGCGGCATGCCCACCCGGTCATGCAGGTCCAGCAGGTCCAGCTTGCGCTGCAACTCGACGCGCATGCGGGCGTGGATGTCGTCCACCTCCTCGCGCATCAGGTTGCGGCGGCGCTCGCGGAAGACGTAGGCCATGTCCTGGGCGTACGTGTGGAGGTAGTCCTTGAAGTTCTCCGTCGTCACGCGCTCCGGCACCTGGGACACGAACTCCAGCGTGCCCGCGTCCAGCACGTCCCCGGGCATGGGCTCCAGGTAGCGCGTGGGCAGCGTGGGCAGGCGCTTCTCCAGGTACGAGAAGAGCACCGGCGCGCGCGGGAAGATGTTCACGTCCTCGAAGTTCAGGCTGAAGAGCGCTGGATCCAGGAAGGCCGCCGGGCCCGCCGCCGCGATGTACGCGCGGGGCTGCACCACCTCCAGCGCACGCGACACCGCCTCGAACTTGCTGTCGCGCTTCTTCTGGCAGATGGCCGAGTACGTCTGCTTCGGGTACTCGTAGCAGGTGGGGTGCCAGATGGCGCCGGAGAACTGGGCGGAGAAGACGTCGATGGGCCCCTCCTCCGCGATGACGCGCACCAGCCGGTCATGCATCTTGCAGTCGTTGATGTTGAGGAAGCACTGCCCGTCGCCGCGCACCATCACGCTGGAGTCGCGGTTGGTGCCCTGCTCGGACACGAAGAGCTTGATGTAGCCGCCCTTGATGGGAATCTCGCGCGAGTCCTCGCACGCGATGACGCGCTTGCAGCCGTACTTCTCGAAGATGTCGCGCAGCTCCGAGCGGCGGAACTTGGGCACCAGCACGGTGAAGTCCCGCTTCGCGATGGTGGCCAGGAACTCCGGGTCGAAGTGATCCTTGTGCTCGTGGCTGATGTAGAGGAAGCGCTCCTTGCCCGGCGTCTCCAGCAGCTCGCGCACGCGCGGCGCCAGGTGGTGGTTGCGCGGCAGCTGCATCCACGCGGAGTCGAAGGCCCCCTGCGGCGTCAGCCACGGATCCATGACGACGAGCGCCCCGGCGGTCTCCACCGCGAAGCCCGCATGACCCAGGAAGGTGATCCGCATGAACGTCGTCCCTCGTGTGGAGGGCGCGGCCGGGAGGACCGCGCCCTGGAGTGGATGTGCGCGGGCGGCCCGAGGCCCCGGCGCCAGCTAGGCTGCGAAGCTAGGGCGTCTCCCGCCAGCGGCACCCCGGCGCGCCAGTCCTGTTGGAAAACCCACGCGCGCCACGTCGGGCCGCGAACAAAAAAGGAGGAAGGCCTCGCGAGGCCTCCCTCCCCTTTCCACTCCACGACGTGCAGCGTGCGGCCGGCCTAGGGCTGGATCTCCCGGACGCTCAACCACTTGAAGTCCACGTCCGTCGCGTTGTCCCAGCGGAACGTGGCGATGGGGCCGCCCCACGAAATCGGCATGGCGGCCATGGATCCGCCGCAGTGCTGGGCGTCACCGCCCCAGTTCCCGTCGTCGGTCTGGTCGTAGACCTTCTTCCAGGTCACCTTGTCGGCGTTGTCGTTGAGGTACAGCTCCAGCTTCACGGCCTCCGCGCCCCTGGCGCCCGCCACGTTGCGCATCACGGCCTTGAAGCCCACCCAGCGGCCCATCAGCGAGGACGTGACCTGCTTGTACGGGGTCTGATCATAGGACACGTGCCAGGTCTCCTTCTCCCAGCGCACGCGCCCGTCGTAGTGCAGGCCGCCCTTGTAGCTGCTGCCCTCGCAGCCGGAGTTGTTGTCGTTGTGCTTTCCGCCGCGCGCGTACCAGGCGAAGTTGTCCTTCGCGTCCGCCACCGCGTTGACCTTCACGAAGCCGGTCATCTCGATGTTCTTCCAGTCGTTGGGCGCCTGCATGTAGCCGCGGCTGGCCAGCATGTCCCGGTTGTAGGTCGTGATCGCCTTCGCGTCGTAGCCCGTGGAGGGGAAGGCGCTCATGCGCACCTTCGTGCTCTTCATCTTCCAGGAGCCGTCGCTGTTGCGCGTGATGGTGTTCTGCGGGTCGAAGCGCCGGTCGGCGGTCGCATTGTCCGCGAGCGCCCAGGACTCACCGTTCGGCAGCGAGGGGTAGAGCATCGTCACGCCGAAGCCATCCACGCTCGAGGGCGCGGGGTCTGGCGCGGTCACCGGCGGCTCGGTGGGCGCGGGCGTGGAGGGCTCCTGCGGGACCTCCGGCTCCGAGGGGATGGGCTCCGGAGTGCCTCCCGGCTCGGGGGCCTGCTCGGGAGGCGTGGGGAGGGCAGGCTCGGAGGGGCTCTCCTCGCTGGCTGGAGGTGTCGTGTCACCCGCCGGGCTCGAGCTGCAGCCAAGGGCATGGAGCGCCACCAGCAGCACGCTGGACGTGAAGACAATTCGGTTCCGCATCAGGAGGGGGGACTTCCGTGCTCGGGGGCCGTCGAGACGGGCAGCGGCCGCGACGCCTTCGCCGGCGGCACGCTTCACCCACGCCCCATGCCTCCAGGCTCACGGGCCACGGGCGGTTCGGACGCTCGGCTGGTCTCGTTGGCCCGGTCAAAGCGTTCTTCAGCCGGGGCCGTGAAAACCGTGACGGAAATGAACATTTCCGTGCCGACATGGGCCGCCAAAGCCCTCGTTCGTCCGGCTCCCCTACCCTGGCGTCCGCGCTGACCCCGATGAGACTTCCGTTTTCCCGAAGCTTCGCGTCCGGAATCTCTATTTGCCGAAGATAGCCAACGCTCCTATTTGAGAGGGGTTGGCTCCCCGTGCCTTCCCCAGGTGAACACCTTGGAATCCTTCCAAACCATCGGTAGCCCCCTCATGTGGGGCGGCTTCATCGCGTTCGTCTTCGCGATGCTCGCGCTCGACCTGGGCGTGTTCCACCGCAAGGCGCACACGGTGAGCTTCAAGGAGGCGGGGGCCTGGAGCGCGGTGTGGGTGAGCCTGGCGCTGACGTTCAACGGCTTCCTGTGGTGGCGCTACGGCGCCGGGCCGGGCATGGAGTTCCTCACCGGCTACCTCATCGAGAAGTCGCTCTCCGTCGACAACATCTTCGTCTTCGTCGTCATCTTCTCCACGATGAAGGTCCCGGCCATCCACCAGCACCGGGTCCTCTTCTGGGGCATCCTGAGCGCGCTGGTGCTGCGCGCGGCGATGATTTTCGCCGGCGTGGCGATGCTGGAGCGCTTCCACTGGCTCATCTACGTCTTCGGCGCCTTCCTCATCATCACGGGCGTGAAGCTCTTCATCCAGCGCAACCACGAGGAGAACCCGGGGGACGGCTGGCTGATGCGCACCGCCCGCCGTGTCATCCCCTCCACGCCGCACTTCAACGGCCAGCACTTCCTCACGGTGGAGAACGGCCGGAAGCTGGCGACGCCGCTGCTCATGTCGCTGCTGCTGGTGGAGGCGTCCGACGTGCTCTTCGCGCTGGACTCCATCCCCGCCATCTTCGCGGTGACGCGCGACCCGTTCATCGTCTTCACGTCGAACATCTTCGCCATCCTCGGCCTGCGCTCGCTCTTCTTCCTGATGGCGGGGGCGATGGAGAAGTTCACCTACCTGAAGGTCGGCCTGTCCGGCGTGCTCGTCTTCGTGGGCGCGAAGATGGCGCTGGTGGACGTGGTGCATCTGTCCCCGGCCATCTCCCTGGGCATCATCGCGCTGGTGCTGGGCGCCAGCATCGTGGCCTCGCTGGTGAAGGCGAAGCAGACGCCGCCGCACGCGCCCACCACCGGCGACGCGTCACCCCGCGCGCCGACGGACGCACCAGCTCCGGCGAAGAGCTGACGCCTTCGCGGCACAAATTCTTCTGGCTGTGGGTCCCATGGGGTGTGGGGCTCCGGGCCCGGGCCCTCGAAGTGCGTGGGGGCTCGGGCCTCTTTCTTCCACCGCTCCGCGGCGCGCGAGTCAGTGGGCCCGCGACAGCTCCATGAACTCCAGCCAGGAGCGGATGGCGGCCTCGAACTCCTCCAGGGGCAGGTCCTGGGAGCGGCCGGGGATGGCCACCTCGCTGTGGATGGAGGCCCGGGCCCGGTTGAGCTCCACGCTCCAGGTCTCTC
This genomic interval carries:
- a CDS encoding TerC family protein codes for the protein MESFQTIGSPLMWGGFIAFVFAMLALDLGVFHRKAHTVSFKEAGAWSAVWVSLALTFNGFLWWRYGAGPGMEFLTGYLIEKSLSVDNIFVFVVIFSTMKVPAIHQHRVLFWGILSALVLRAAMIFAGVAMLERFHWLIYVFGAFLIITGVKLFIQRNHEENPGDGWLMRTARRVIPSTPHFNGQHFLTVENGRKLATPLLMSLLLVEASDVLFALDSIPAIFAVTRDPFIVFTSNIFAILGLRSLFFLMAGAMEKFTYLKVGLSGVLVFVGAKMALVDVVHLSPAISLGIIALVLGASIVASLVKAKQTPPHAPTTGDASPRAPTDAPAPAKS
- a CDS encoding carbohydrate-binding protein, which translates into the protein MMRNRIVFTSSVLLVALHALGCSSSPAGDTTPPASEESPSEPALPTPPEQAPEPGGTPEPIPSEPEVPQEPSTPAPTEPPVTAPDPAPSSVDGFGVTMLYPSLPNGESWALADNATADRRFDPQNTITRNSDGSWKMKSTKVRMSAFPSTGYDAKAITTYNRDMLASRGYMQAPNDWKNIEMTGFVKVNAVADAKDNFAWYARGGKHNDNNSGCEGSSYKGGLHYDGRVRWEKETWHVSYDQTPYKQVTSSLMGRWVGFKAVMRNVAGARGAEAVKLELYLNDNADKVTWKKVYDQTDDGNWGGDAQHCGGSMAAMPISWGGPIATFRWDNATDVDFKWLSVREIQP
- a CDS encoding Rieske 2Fe-2S domain-containing protein encodes the protein MRITFLGHAGFAVETAGALVVMDPWLTPQGAFDSAWMQLPRNHHLAPRVRELLETPGKERFLYISHEHKDHFDPEFLATIAKRDFTVLVPKFRRSELRDIFEKYGCKRVIACEDSREIPIKGGYIKLFVSEQGTNRDSSVMVRGDGQCFLNINDCKMHDRLVRVIAEEGPIDVFSAQFSGAIWHPTCYEYPKQTYSAICQKKRDSKFEAVSRALEVVQPRAYIAAAGPAAFLDPALFSLNFEDVNIFPRAPVLFSYLEKRLPTLPTRYLEPMPGDVLDAGTLEFVSQVPERVTTENFKDYLHTYAQDMAYVFRERRRNLMREEVDDIHARMRVELQRKLDLLDLHDRVGMPLYVELTEAPTRLLRVDFKNRRVDEVPEMRDKTRYAMKVNASDIVRVLDRKLNWEDFLLSFRLRLSRNPDVYEPVLHGFLGVEVEDIREFCDGIRATESQKERTVVEAGGKRFSILRFCPHQGADLSEGWVEEGRFVVCPRHRWQFDLQNGGTCKTNNSSLCAEPLVDKPEKVERGGDKAPAVDKAPVESPRV